Proteins found in one Agaribacterium sp. ZY112 genomic segment:
- a CDS encoding LysR family transcriptional regulator, which produces MNWNDIAFDWNQIRAFLATSAEGSLSAAARALNQTQPTLSRQVTSLEQALGVTLFERGHRQVQLTAAGLELLEHARAMAESANRISLAASGQSVGIEGRVCITATEMMAAYYLPSMLRKLRDIAPGIVIEVVASDEVRDLVKREADIAIRHAQPTQADLIARCIGYLKGQVYASKKLLSEVGMPKTIEDLSTQDFVGLEDTETMITGLAERGLELRLEQFRILTSSGNCMLQYVREGLGFGILPMDTDGVFDDLQCVLPDLFNPQIPIWLVSHRELRNSRRIRVVFDLLAQELASLSLDQPEI; this is translated from the coding sequence ATGAACTGGAATGACATCGCCTTTGACTGGAACCAGATAAGAGCCTTTCTAGCGACCTCGGCAGAGGGGTCATTATCCGCAGCGGCTCGCGCCCTTAATCAGACTCAACCAACATTGAGCAGGCAAGTGACGAGCTTGGAACAAGCCCTCGGCGTGACGCTCTTTGAGCGTGGGCATCGGCAGGTTCAGTTAACGGCCGCGGGATTAGAGCTTCTAGAGCACGCCCGAGCTATGGCTGAGTCCGCCAATCGGATATCACTTGCCGCCTCTGGTCAATCGGTAGGGATTGAGGGCCGAGTGTGTATAACCGCGACGGAGATGATGGCTGCTTATTACTTGCCGTCGATGCTGAGAAAGCTCCGCGACATTGCCCCAGGTATTGTGATTGAGGTTGTCGCCTCCGACGAAGTTCGCGACCTTGTAAAGCGAGAGGCCGATATTGCGATACGACATGCGCAACCGACACAAGCTGATCTTATTGCTCGTTGTATCGGGTATCTCAAGGGGCAGGTTTACGCCTCCAAAAAGTTGTTGAGTGAAGTTGGGATGCCTAAGACCATTGAGGATCTATCTACACAGGATTTCGTGGGACTAGAAGATACTGAGACGATGATAACTGGACTTGCAGAGCGGGGCTTGGAGCTACGCTTGGAGCAATTTAGGATACTCACCTCCAGTGGAAACTGCATGCTCCAGTATGTCCGAGAGGGTCTAGGTTTTGGGATTCTACCTATGGATACTGACGGTGTTTTTGATGATCTTCAGTGTGTTTTACCCGATTTGTTCAACCCGCAAATACCGATTTGGCTTGTCTCTCATCGAGAGCTGCGTAATAGCCGTCGTATCAGGGTCGTGTTTGATCTGTTAGCTCAAGAACTTGCTTCGCTTTCGTTAGATCAGCCTGAAATCTAA
- a CDS encoding class I SAM-dependent methyltransferase: protein MSVSQEFWDKKAGAYAESPIADEESYQRKLSETQALLTPEMSILEFGCGTGTTAIKHAPNVKDILAIDIAQNMLEIGRERAKKAGVDNVVFKRSTLTGLCAKSESLDAVLGLNVMHLVPNRKETLADVARILKPGGIFVSSTVCLGGSYLRFVKLFEPIGKFLGLMPDLFILKESEWEKEIIDAGFTIETQWHHGNNGIAVFIIARKVTT from the coding sequence ATGAGCGTTTCTCAAGAGTTTTGGGACAAGAAAGCCGGGGCGTATGCCGAAAGCCCTATCGCTGATGAAGAAAGCTATCAAAGGAAGCTCTCTGAAACACAGGCCTTGCTTACACCTGAGATGAGTATCTTAGAGTTTGGATGTGGTACAGGGACCACAGCTATTAAACATGCCCCCAATGTAAAAGATATTCTAGCGATCGATATTGCTCAAAATATGCTTGAGATTGGTCGGGAGCGAGCCAAGAAAGCTGGTGTAGACAATGTTGTTTTTAAACGAAGTACGTTAACCGGCTTGTGCGCCAAATCAGAAAGCTTAGATGCTGTACTTGGTTTAAACGTTATGCACCTTGTACCAAATCGAAAAGAAACGCTGGCGGATGTAGCCAGAATTCTAAAGCCCGGCGGTATTTTTGTGAGTAGCACTGTTTGCCTTGGCGGCTCTTACCTTCGGTTTGTTAAACTTTTCGAACCTATTGGTAAGTTTTTGGGGTTGATGCCAGATCTTTTTATTCTAAAAGAATCAGAGTGGGAAAAAGAAATTATTGACGCCGGCTTTACCATTGAAACTCAGTGGCACCACGGGAATAATGGTATAGCTGTTTTTATCATTGCGCGTAAAGTGACGACATAA
- a CDS encoding DUF5992 family protein, with protein sequence MNKIVVSLVLLLSSSFSFSGDWVVTGASVDLIQSTTSTRNAYWIWYSNTSGADACDGKIKFVPDNGSEHVDAVTFQRGFDLTTAAMVHDLKINIWQYGDVLDCSNAVANVELRR encoded by the coding sequence ATGAACAAGATTGTAGTGTCATTGGTTTTGTTGTTATCGTCATCATTTTCTTTTTCGGGAGATTGGGTTGTAACTGGAGCGAGTGTTGATCTTATTCAATCAACAACTTCTACTAGAAATGCCTATTGGATTTGGTACTCCAATACTTCAGGGGCGGATGCCTGTGATGGCAAGATAAAATTTGTTCCAGATAACGGTAGTGAACATGTTGATGCAGTTACTTTCCAACGGGGATTTGATTTGACCACTGCAGCGATGGTGCACGATCTTAAAATCAATATATGGCAATATGGTGATGTATTAGATTGCAGCAATGCCGTAGCAAATGTCGAATTACGAAGGTGA
- a CDS encoding DJ-1/PfpI family protein, with product MNIGIFIYENAEVLDFSGPFEVFSTASRLSNPEGLFHVFLVAEENASVCARGGYNINPHYDFNNHPKIDLLIVVGGIHTEEMKKTKVIDWVSTTSKSATIVASVCTGAFLLAKAGLLSNLKVTTHWEDIEDLRNAYPDLTVIENQRWVDQGKFVTSGGISAGIDMSLHLVSRVVDLELAEKTARQMEFEWSKNS from the coding sequence TTGAACATAGGAATATTTATTTACGAAAACGCCGAAGTACTAGATTTTTCTGGTCCTTTTGAAGTCTTTTCAACCGCTAGCAGGCTATCTAATCCAGAAGGGCTTTTTCACGTTTTTCTAGTAGCTGAGGAAAACGCTTCTGTTTGTGCGAGAGGCGGCTATAACATTAACCCCCATTATGATTTTAATAATCACCCTAAAATTGATCTGTTGATTGTTGTCGGCGGCATTCACACCGAAGAGATGAAAAAAACCAAGGTTATAGATTGGGTATCTACCACGTCTAAGAGCGCAACTATTGTAGCCTCTGTTTGTACAGGAGCATTTTTACTTGCAAAGGCGGGCTTACTGTCAAATTTAAAGGTAACTACCCACTGGGAAGATATTGAAGACCTTCGAAACGCTTATCCGGATCTTACGGTTATTGAAAACCAGCGGTGGGTAGATCAAGGTAAGTTTGTAACGTCCGGTGGTATTTCGGCTGGAATCGATATGAGTCTTCACTTAGTTTCAAGGGTTGTCGATTTAGAACTGGCTGAAAAGACTGCGAGACAAATGGAGTTTGAGTGGAGTAAAAACTCGTAA
- a CDS encoding SDR family NAD(P)-dependent oxidoreductase produces the protein MRTLNFENTTILITGASSGIGKEFAIQLAREGANLILTARTHSDLKKLADELESRHTNIWVIAIPADLSESNGARTLFEKTSDLGFSVDYLINNAGFGRFCQFPEKDFETYHRMIMLNINSLVELTHLYLPFMRKNNIGGIINVASTASFQPLPYQAVYGASKAFVLSFSEALTGELLDTDLRVMALCPGATESRFMDTANADTSNMKLARPSEVVSSELKAFSQGRMLKISGTANYLTSLIPRMVSRKTVVKIVSNMFKESISSKPE, from the coding sequence GTGAGAACACTAAATTTTGAAAATACCACCATATTAATAACTGGTGCCTCTTCAGGTATTGGAAAAGAATTTGCGATACAACTTGCAAGAGAGGGCGCCAACTTAATTCTAACAGCCAGAACACATTCCGATCTAAAAAAACTAGCGGACGAACTAGAGTCTAGACACACCAATATTTGGGTTATAGCTATTCCTGCTGACCTAAGTGAGTCCAACGGTGCAAGAACATTATTTGAAAAGACAAGCGATTTAGGTTTTTCAGTTGATTATTTAATCAACAATGCTGGTTTTGGGAGATTTTGCCAATTTCCTGAGAAGGATTTTGAAACGTATCATAGAATGATAATGTTAAATATAAATTCTCTGGTGGAGTTGACTCATCTATATTTGCCGTTCATGAGAAAGAATAATATCGGGGGCATTATAAACGTAGCTTCCACTGCATCTTTCCAACCTTTGCCATATCAAGCTGTTTATGGCGCCTCTAAAGCTTTTGTTTTAAGTTTTTCGGAAGCACTAACAGGGGAATTATTAGATACAGATCTTCGTGTTATGGCTCTGTGCCCTGGAGCAACAGAATCTCGTTTTATGGATACTGCCAATGCTGATACATCAAACATGAAACTAGCACGGCCAAGTGAGGTGGTTAGCTCTGAATTAAAAGCTTTTTCACAGGGTCGGATGTTAAAAATATCTGGAACAGCAAATTACTTAACTTCTTTAATACCTCGTATGGTCTCGCGTAAGACTGTTGTTAAAATAGTTTCCAACATGTTTAAAGAGAGTATTTCATCCAAACCAGAATAG
- a CDS encoding MerR family transcriptional regulator, giving the protein MLIGRVSKLTGASRKAIRHYESIGLIDPPARKGNYRVYSDHDVIVIHMICRAKNLGFSLSEIKELVSKKTKDKKLPIDLAYQLIDQKISNLKQETERIQHIIGSLQEFKMDLGEKFT; this is encoded by the coding sequence ATGTTAATAGGTCGTGTTTCTAAATTGACGGGAGCATCTCGAAAAGCGATTCGGCACTACGAGTCTATTGGCTTGATAGATCCTCCCGCGAGAAAAGGCAACTACCGCGTGTATAGCGATCATGATGTAATCGTTATTCATATGATTTGTCGTGCAAAAAATCTTGGCTTTAGTCTCTCTGAAATCAAAGAATTAGTATCAAAGAAAACTAAAGATAAAAAGCTCCCTATTGATTTGGCATATCAACTAATCGATCAAAAAATATCGAATCTAAAACAGGAAACAGAAAGAATTCAACATATAATTGGGAGCTTACAGGAGTTTAAAATGGATTTAGGTGAAAAATTCACTTGA
- a CDS encoding GFA family protein has translation MRKHIGSCTCGGIEFSFDDGPINSVFCYCSECQTLTGSDKWFGLWVPKDNFKFTKGKASSYARTGGSGKEVAYHFCNTCSSVLCAEVTAGNFYSVSATSLNNNIFTPKMAIYAASAPSWAIFPSDVPTFDILPPEMGRQTPNKNGP, from the coding sequence ATGAGAAAACATATTGGAAGCTGCACATGCGGCGGCATTGAATTTAGCTTTGATGACGGCCCTATAAACTCAGTTTTTTGCTATTGCAGTGAGTGCCAAACGCTCACCGGTTCAGATAAATGGTTTGGTCTATGGGTGCCAAAAGATAATTTTAAATTCACAAAAGGAAAAGCTTCATCATATGCGCGTACTGGAGGCTCAGGAAAAGAGGTTGCTTACCATTTCTGTAACACTTGTAGCTCTGTTTTGTGCGCTGAGGTAACAGCGGGAAATTTTTACTCTGTATCAGCTACTTCATTAAATAATAATATATTTACTCCTAAAATGGCGATCTACGCCGCTTCAGCACCATCATGGGCAATCTTCCCTAGTGATGTGCCAACATTTGATATTCTGCCGCCAGAAATGGGAAGACAAACGCCTAACAAAAACGGACCATAG
- a CDS encoding TetR/AcrR family transcriptional regulator codes for MPYTKAHKNNTRERILESSFRLFAMKGFEGVTIDVLMNDCGLTRGAFYAHFKSKTELYSEALKFRANSTKLANLKPEGVSNKQWLCLLLNTYLSLEHVSGERSLSCPLAFLATDINMQDKTIKTAYSDVYYGMNTAIMKYASSYCDCDEQDVFSVTAMMIGAVAIARTLQSKESIEHLLAACRREAGIKLGGI; via the coding sequence ATGCCCTATACAAAGGCTCACAAAAATAACACCCGAGAAAGAATCCTTGAAAGCTCTTTCAGGTTATTTGCAATGAAAGGTTTTGAAGGTGTTACTATTGATGTTCTGATGAATGACTGCGGGCTTACCCGAGGCGCTTTTTATGCACATTTTAAAAGTAAAACAGAGCTTTACAGTGAGGCATTAAAATTCAGAGCCAACAGCACTAAGCTTGCCAACCTTAAACCAGAGGGGGTATCAAACAAACAGTGGTTGTGTTTGCTGCTAAATACATACCTAAGCTTGGAACATGTGAGCGGAGAGCGCTCTTTGTCTTGTCCGTTAGCATTCTTAGCCACAGACATCAATATGCAGGATAAAACAATAAAAACAGCTTATTCCGATGTTTACTATGGGATGAATACAGCAATTATGAAGTACGCGAGTAGCTATTGCGACTGTGACGAGCAGGATGTTTTTTCGGTAACCGCAATGATGATCGGTGCCGTAGCTATCGCTAGAACACTTCAGAGCAAAGAATCGATTGAGCATTTATTAGCGGCGTGCCGACGAGAAGCGGGTATAAAGTTGGGTGGAATATAA
- a CDS encoding TVP38/TMEM64 family protein codes for MKALIKLILVLALGFAFTFLALKLSGTLSVETIKHWLEDAQSVNSWYLAGMISFLLFADLFVAIPTLTVIMLGGFFIGHLLGALASIVGLMAAGSAGYMISYHFGEHLEKLVIRDPKQRKEMRKQFHKYGIFMILFSRAMPILPEVSACLAGITRMSFGKFLLAWSVCTIPYCIIAAYAGSISTLDDPKPALLTAAGLSVFFWTAWYIIRKRKV; via the coding sequence ATGAAGGCACTTATCAAACTAATCTTGGTGTTAGCATTGGGGTTTGCTTTTACTTTTCTCGCTTTAAAGTTGTCTGGCACATTGAGTGTAGAGACCATAAAACACTGGTTAGAAGATGCGCAATCGGTTAACTCCTGGTACCTGGCAGGTATGATTTCGTTTTTATTGTTTGCTGATCTATTTGTAGCCATACCAACGCTAACGGTCATTATGTTAGGTGGTTTTTTTATCGGTCATTTACTCGGTGCGTTAGCCTCAATAGTAGGGCTTATGGCAGCAGGTTCCGCCGGGTATATGATCAGCTACCATTTTGGTGAACATTTGGAAAAACTGGTTATTCGTGACCCCAAACAACGTAAAGAAATGCGAAAACAATTTCATAAATACGGTATCTTTATGATTTTATTCTCACGTGCCATGCCTATTTTACCTGAAGTAAGCGCTTGTCTAGCAGGAATCACACGTATGTCGTTTGGTAAATTCTTACTGGCTTGGAGTGTCTGCACTATCCCTTACTGTATCATCGCGGCTTACGCAGGCTCTATCAGTACACTTGACGACCCTAAGCCCGCGTTATTGACGGCTGCTGGACTATCCGTTTTCTTTTGGACAGCCTGGTATATAATACGTAAACGTAAAGTTTAG
- a CDS encoding DUF2141 domain-containing protein, whose protein sequence is MMKHLFYLTMGVTLMSQPVKADKVQIEINNIDTGRSGLLRVMLFAEDGFPKNHQKAIFTQSIGSDKSTVSVLFFDIPDSFAIKVLHDENEDGKVSKNWTGILPKEGLAFSNGARIRFGPPSFKSARIERKNMTVPVSINMIYP, encoded by the coding sequence ATGATGAAGCATTTATTTTATCTGACAATGGGAGTGACACTGATGAGCCAACCAGTTAAGGCCGATAAAGTGCAGATTGAAATTAACAACATTGATACAGGTCGATCAGGATTACTAAGGGTTATGCTGTTTGCAGAAGACGGATTCCCAAAAAATCACCAAAAAGCGATATTCACCCAATCTATTGGGTCTGACAAATCCACAGTCAGCGTCTTATTTTTTGACATTCCGGATAGTTTTGCCATCAAGGTACTGCATGATGAAAATGAAGATGGCAAAGTATCCAAAAACTGGACCGGAATATTACCTAAGGAAGGATTAGCATTTTCCAATGGCGCCAGAATTCGTTTTGGCCCGCCTAGCTTCAAAAGTGCCCGAATTGAACGTAAAAACATGACGGTGCCTGTATCTATAAATATGATTTATCCATAA
- a CDS encoding SDR family oxidoreductase — MILEGKYIVITGGTSGIGYQLVKMLQNSNRVAIIGRNPVKLAKLSKEFPNIESYQADLADISQVETVTDVLADQAHPIDVLINNAAVQYTPTFISNEFNPTTITEEININYTSICYLIAGLLPQLNQDSKSVILNINSGLGLVPKTDSAVYCGCKGALNIFSQSLAYQLEKTQIQVQQAFLPLVETGMTTGRGQGKIPPEFAAKKIIDGLVSEREINDIGKVKLLRWLIRLMPSLARNILKGS; from the coding sequence ATGATTTTAGAAGGTAAATATATTGTTATTACCGGAGGTACTTCTGGAATAGGGTATCAGCTGGTCAAAATGCTTCAGAATTCCAATCGCGTGGCCATAATTGGAAGAAACCCTGTAAAGCTTGCTAAGTTAAGCAAAGAGTTTCCAAACATAGAAAGCTATCAGGCAGATTTGGCAGACATTTCACAAGTAGAGACGGTAACTGATGTACTTGCAGATCAAGCCCACCCCATTGATGTTCTTATCAATAACGCGGCTGTGCAATATACCCCTACGTTTATCAGCAATGAGTTTAATCCGACTACGATAACTGAAGAAATCAACATCAACTATACCTCAATATGTTATTTGATTGCAGGTTTATTACCACAGCTTAACCAAGATTCAAAAAGTGTCATTCTTAACATTAACTCCGGGCTTGGTTTAGTGCCAAAAACCGACTCTGCTGTTTATTGTGGGTGCAAAGGTGCTCTGAATATATTCTCGCAAAGCCTCGCTTATCAACTTGAAAAAACCCAGATACAGGTTCAACAAGCATTTTTACCTTTAGTCGAGACTGGAATGACGACAGGAAGGGGCCAGGGAAAGATTCCCCCTGAATTTGCAGCTAAAAAAATCATTGATGGTTTGGTCTCTGAGAGAGAAATTAACGATATTGGGAAAGTAAAGCTATTGCGTTGGTTGATCAGATTGATGCCATCCCTAGCAAGAAACATCTTAAAGGGAAGTTAA
- a CDS encoding Crp/Fnr family transcriptional regulator, with protein sequence MKELNQLFAKIESVFSFSEEEKQVFRQKGKIKHFASGNHLFRSGETPNTLSFICSGVACNYYTKADGTRRNKSFLQVGDVAACLSSLHLSKPTRFSCEALTDIVCFEVPFSQLSVLMAQHTGWQKALNGFVTMLALKKEAREADLLLLSPQQFYVQFIEQFPELASQLPNYHIASYLGITEVSLSRIRAKLGVQNPYNKTV encoded by the coding sequence ATGAAAGAGCTAAACCAGTTATTTGCTAAAATTGAGTCGGTATTTTCATTTTCCGAAGAAGAGAAACAGGTTTTCAGACAAAAGGGGAAAATCAAACATTTTGCTAGCGGAAATCACCTGTTTAGAAGTGGTGAAACCCCTAACACCTTATCATTCATTTGCTCTGGGGTTGCCTGCAACTATTACACTAAAGCAGATGGTACGCGACGAAATAAGTCTTTTCTTCAGGTTGGAGATGTGGCGGCATGCTTGTCTTCGCTTCATCTAAGTAAACCAACGCGATTTAGTTGTGAAGCCCTGACAGATATTGTTTGTTTTGAAGTTCCTTTTTCTCAGTTATCGGTGTTAATGGCGCAACATACAGGGTGGCAAAAAGCACTCAATGGTTTTGTGACCATGTTGGCCTTAAAAAAAGAAGCGCGAGAAGCGGACTTGCTTTTGCTTTCACCTCAACAGTTTTATGTCCAGTTTATCGAGCAATTCCCTGAACTGGCCAGTCAATTACCGAATTATCATATTGCCTCTTATCTCGGCATTACTGAAGTTTCGCTTTCGCGTATTCGGGCAAAACTCGGCGTACAAAACCCCTATAACAAAACTGTGTGA
- a CDS encoding NYN domain-containing protein, giving the protein MNEIKQKIALFIDADNAPASRFEDVLSEVAKYGVVTIRKAYGNWKSPTLKPWEELLHEYAIQPVQQYDLTKGKNASDIALVIDAMDVMYTKEIDVMCFISSDSDFTPMVTRALAEGKVVLGFGERKTPSPFVNACSKFLFLDQPEAIEAEKNSKPKNIKSDTKLISLLRQAIEATEDDDGWAPLGPVGANISNRTSFDCRNYGFKNLSSLFKAIDLFELKGGQGKSFLVRDIRKSKKT; this is encoded by the coding sequence ATGAACGAAATAAAACAAAAGATAGCCTTGTTTATTGATGCTGATAATGCTCCAGCCAGCAGGTTCGAAGATGTTCTTAGTGAGGTAGCAAAGTATGGAGTGGTTACAATCCGCAAGGCTTATGGAAACTGGAAATCACCAACTCTAAAGCCATGGGAAGAGCTTCTCCATGAGTATGCGATCCAGCCAGTACAGCAGTACGATCTAACCAAAGGTAAAAATGCTTCTGATATAGCCTTAGTCATTGATGCGATGGACGTCATGTACACCAAAGAAATCGATGTAATGTGCTTTATTTCATCAGATAGTGATTTCACCCCAATGGTTACGAGAGCGTTAGCAGAGGGAAAGGTTGTATTGGGATTCGGTGAACGAAAAACACCCTCACCTTTTGTAAATGCGTGCTCAAAATTCCTCTTTCTAGATCAACCAGAAGCTATAGAAGCTGAAAAGAACTCTAAACCCAAAAACATCAAGTCGGACACAAAGCTAATTAGCCTGTTACGGCAGGCAATTGAAGCCACTGAAGATGACGATGGTTGGGCTCCTCTTGGCCCTGTTGGTGCAAACATATCCAATAGGACATCATTCGATTGTAGAAACTACGGGTTCAAAAATCTTAGTAGCTTGTTTAAAGCAATTGATCTATTTGAGCTTAAAGGTGGGCAAGGAAAGTCTTTCTTAGTTCGAGATATTAGAAAGAGCAAAAAGACTTAA
- a CDS encoding DUF2971 domain-containing protein, protein MRTSTSLFKYRAFNKSSIELLVNRELWFAKPETLNDPFECQLSYERVLEAVWNKKEIAKNQQKILKNELDKRLSELGICSFSRTRKNQLMWSHYSDEHRGFCVGFNENTLKKTSGPFSSIPVDYQADLPYQKIIKRFEYFESNEPLDNSINDIYGDILASVIGTKYTNWKYEKETRLVTHEFGSLAFEPKSVVSIAFGLRMAKRDKVTLKKLLNSPEWSHINWFQAEKAKDKFGLEFVKI, encoded by the coding sequence ATGCGTACATCAACATCACTTTTCAAATACAGAGCATTCAATAAATCTTCAATCGAGTTATTGGTTAATAGGGAATTGTGGTTTGCTAAGCCAGAAACTCTTAACGATCCATTTGAATGCCAGCTTTCCTACGAGCGTGTTTTAGAAGCGGTATGGAATAAAAAAGAAATTGCCAAAAACCAACAAAAAATACTTAAAAATGAACTGGACAAAAGACTTTCTGAGTTGGGTATATGTTCATTTAGTCGCACTCGTAAAAATCAATTGATGTGGTCACATTACTCTGATGAACATCGTGGTTTCTGTGTCGGCTTTAACGAGAACACCTTGAAAAAAACAAGTGGGCCGTTTTCTTCCATCCCTGTTGATTACCAAGCGGACTTACCATACCAAAAAATAATTAAACGCTTTGAATACTTTGAAAGTAATGAACCACTAGATAATTCAATTAATGATATTTATGGTGATATTCTTGCTTCAGTAATAGGCACAAAGTATACAAACTGGAAATATGAAAAAGAAACTCGGTTAGTAACTCATGAATTTGGTTCTTTAGCGTTTGAGCCTAAATCAGTAGTTTCTATTGCATTTGGGTTAAGAATGGCTAAAAGAGATAAAGTTACTTTAAAAAAGCTGCTTAACTCGCCTGAGTGGAGCCATATAAATTGGTTTCAAGCTGAGAAAGCCAAAGATAAGTTCGGATTGGAGTTTGTCAAAATATAA
- a CDS encoding LysR family transcriptional regulator gives MNIEHLRLFMRIANTHNISQAGQELGLSPAVASAHINKLESELGTRLIHRTTRKVSLTEDGQAFLPHAEDVLASVEAAQAAIGLGNNSPSGTLRITAPASFGRMHLMPHMGDFMRAHPQLNVDCRLSDSIVDMVEGGFDIAIRNAALHSSNLIARKLSSDQRLLCASPSYIKQWGEPQSPQELQKHQCLLLSGLDTWQFESEQGHINVKAKGKFRTDNGEALREACVQGLGITINSRWSANEYLKSGALVEVLKNYPLVSNTAIWAVYPSSRQLAPKVRAFIDYFAAVYSKQAF, from the coding sequence ATGAACATTGAGCACTTACGCCTATTTATGCGCATAGCCAACACCCACAACATAAGCCAAGCAGGGCAAGAACTCGGCTTAAGTCCGGCGGTGGCCAGCGCTCACATCAATAAGTTGGAAAGCGAACTTGGCACCCGCCTTATTCATCGCACGACCCGCAAAGTATCCTTAACCGAAGATGGGCAGGCCTTCTTACCCCATGCAGAAGACGTGCTCGCCAGCGTAGAAGCGGCACAAGCAGCCATAGGTTTAGGTAATAATTCACCTTCAGGTACCTTACGCATTACCGCACCCGCCTCGTTCGGGCGTATGCACCTAATGCCCCATATGGGCGACTTTATGCGGGCCCATCCGCAACTGAATGTGGATTGCCGCTTATCTGACTCTATTGTCGACATGGTGGAAGGCGGTTTTGATATTGCTATACGCAACGCCGCCCTACACAGCTCTAATTTAATCGCCAGAAAACTCTCAAGCGACCAACGCCTACTCTGTGCGAGCCCAAGTTATATAAAACAATGGGGCGAACCCCAAAGCCCGCAAGAATTACAAAAACACCAATGTTTATTATTAAGCGGCCTAGATACTTGGCAATTTGAAAGTGAACAAGGCCATATAAATGTAAAAGCTAAAGGGAAATTCCGAACCGACAACGGTGAAGCGTTAAGAGAAGCCTGCGTACAAGGCTTAGGTATCACTATTAATTCACGCTGGAGCGCCAACGAATACTTAAAAAGCGGCGCCTTAGTAGAAGTATTAAAAAACTACCCGCTGGTTAGCAACACAGCTATTTGGGCTGTATACCCAAGCTCACGCCAGCTCGCCCCCAAAGTCAGAGCCTTTATAGACTACTTTGCAGCGGTATATAGCAAGCAAGCGTTTTAA